The window AGCGCATCGAAAAGGCGCTGAAGTACCCGGTCTTCGTGAAGCCCGCGAACCTCGGCTCCTCGGTCGGCATCTCCAAGGTCCGCAACCGCGCCGAGCTGAAAGACGCCATGGAGCTCGCCGCCGGCTTCGACCGCAAGCTCGTCGTCGAGCAGGGCGTGGGGGGCGACAGCAAAAGTAAAGCCGGCGGCAAGCACGGCAGGGGCGCGGAAAAAGCCCGCGAGATCGAGTGCTCCGTCCTGGGCAACGAGCAGCCGCAGGCCTCCATCGCCGGCGAGATCGTGCCCTCCGCTGAGTTCTACGACTACGCCGCCAAGTACCTCACCGAGGGCTCCGAGCTCGTCATCCCCGCCAAGCTCTCGAAAAAACAGATGAAGGAAGTCCAGTCGCTCGCCGTCCGCGCCTTCCAGGCGGTCGACTGCCTCGGCCTCGCCCGCGTCGACTTCCTCATGGACCCCAAGTCGCAGAAGCTCTACGTCAACGAGATCAACACCATGCCCGGCTTCACCTCCATCAGCATGTATCCGAAGCTCTGGGCCGCGTCGGGCCTGGAATACCCGCGGCTCATCGACCGCCTCATCGAGCTCGCGCTCGAGCGCCACGCCGACAAGCGCCGCAACCAGTACTCACGCTAAGAAACCACAACAGGAGGAGAGGGGGAGGGGAGGGACTTGGGGTAGGATTTTGGACTCACCTCGATTACCTCTTCCTCGTGAGCCCATTCTGCTCGCAGTCCGATGAACAAGAAGAAAAAGGTTTCCCCCTGATTTTCCTCCTCTCCTCTTCTCCTCCTGTTTTCATTTCGCCGGCACAGCTAGAATCGTTGCCGTGAAGCGTCTCTTCCGGCTCTTCGTTCTCTCGCTCGTCCTGGTGATGATCGCCTTGCTCTCCATGCTCATCACCATGCGGCTCGCCATCCACCGCAGCGAGACCGCGGTGCCGCAGCTGGTCGGCCTCTCCCCCGACGACGCCGAGCTCCTCGCCAACCAGAACGGGCTCATCCTCTCGGTCGAGAGCCGCTTTTTTTCGAATGAAGTGCCGGAAGGGAAGATCGTGACGCAGTCGCCCGCCGCCGGCGTCAAAGTCCGCCGCGGATGGAAGGTGCGCGTCGCCGAATCGCTCGGCCCGCAGCGCGCCACCATCCCCAACGTCGTCGGACAGAGCCGCCGCGCCGCCGAGATGACCATCGCCCGCCGCGCCCTCGAGGTCGGCACCACCGCCATCGTCCACGTCCCCGAAGCGCCGCCCGACCAGGTCGTCGCCCAAAGCCCCATGGCCTACGCCAGCGCCACCTCGCCCAAGGTCAACCTGCTCATCAACGCCCCCGCCAACGAGCAGGAGTTCATCATGCCCGACTTCGCCGGCCATCAGCTCGCCGACGTCTTCGACGCCGCCGACGCCGTCGGCATGAAGATCACCAGCTCGCCCGTCGACGCTCCCGGCTACCCGCCGTCTTCCGTCCTCCGCCAGTCCCCACCCCCAGGCACCCGCATCACCTCCGGCGCCACCATCCGACTCGAAGTCGCAAAGTAGAGCTGCGTCGCCTGCCAGGGCACTTCGTGAGAGAAGAATGTCATCCTGAGCGACGTGCGAGTCGCGCAGCGATGAGCGCGAGCGAAGGACCTGCTCCAGCGCACCCCGCGGGTGCCCTAGGGCGCGGCGGGTACCGCGGCCGCGGCCCTTTGACTTCAATCGGCGATCGCAAATCGGCGATCGGCAATCACCCCAGCTTCTCCCCCGCCTTCGGCCTGTACCCATTCACGAAATCCCCCGCCGCCATCCGCTTTTTCCCCTCGGGCTGCACTTCCAGCAACTCCAGCGCCGTCCCGCCGCCGCACCCAACCAGCAATCTCCCGCCCCCCGGCGCCATCTCTCCCGCCGCCAGCGTGCTCGCCTCGTGCGCGGGCCGCGCGTCCAGGACCTGCAATCCCTTCCCGCGAAAACTCGTATACGCCCCCGGCCACGGCTGGAATCCGCGCAGCCGGTTCCACGTCTCGATCGCCGTCCGCTTCCAGTCGATGAGCCCGTCTTCCTTCTTCAGGATCGGCGCCGGCGTCGCCTGCGCATCGTCCTGCGGCGTCGGCTTGAGCGTCCCCGCCTCGAGCCGTTGCAGCGTCTCGATCAGCAGCGCCGCGCCCAGCTCCGCCAGCTTCGGACCCAGCGTCACCGCGCTCTCCGAGCGTATCGGCTGCGCCGC of the Terriglobales bacterium genome contains:
- a CDS encoding PASTA domain-containing protein yields the protein MKRLFRLFVLSLVLVMIALLSMLITMRLAIHRSETAVPQLVGLSPDDAELLANQNGLILSVESRFFSNEVPEGKIVTQSPAAGVKVRRGWKVRVAESLGPQRATIPNVVGQSRRAAEMTIARRALEVGTTAIVHVPEAPPDQVVAQSPMAYASATSPKVNLLINAPANEQEFIMPDFAGHQLADVFDAADAVGMKITSSPVDAPGYPPSSVLRQSPPPGTRITSGATIRLEVAK
- the fmt gene encoding methionyl-tRNA formyltransferase, giving the protein MRVIFCGTPEFAVPTLEHLVRAGHEVALVVTQPDRPKGRGGELAAPPVKAAAARLGLRVTQPEKIKQNAEFRAELERLAPRAIVVVGYGRIIPQWMIDLPELGNLNVHASLLPKYRGAAPIQWAIAKGETVTGVTTMKIDAGLDTGDILLQAAQPIRSESAVTLGPKLAELGAALLIETLQRLEAGTLKPTPQDDAQATPAPILKKEDGLIDWKRTAIETWNRLRGFQPWPGAYTSFRGKGLQVLDARPAHEASTLAAGEMAPGGGRLLVGCGGGTALELLEVQPEGKKRMAAGDFVNGYRPKAGEKLG